The following coding sequences lie in one Lytechinus pictus isolate F3 Inbred unplaced genomic scaffold, Lp3.0 scaffold_20, whole genome shotgun sequence genomic window:
- the LOC135157961 gene encoding uncharacterized protein LOC135157961 gives MEIEAFMKLGQKCGLEDKELLDYVESKEKQLKEETRQQQNAEREERMRERQEREKEREHEIELAQLREKQNVIKGLPGNVPSMPVFRADSDELDAYILRFERHANLQKWPTEYWACALGNLLTGQALEVYTRMPTEDASNYRALKSTLLQHFALTSEGFRQRFRDAKRGSSETFKQYAARLNNYAKRWVELSGKDASYDSLLELLVMDQVLESCDRSTAVFIRERSPKSLSELIDIAEKYSAAHGTTPRGSSRNAQSGEKARKSVNGNERHEKSQNTKGPCYACGKQGHLANKCPDRKRDIKGKQPDSFQSGARKQIVGACIAGFCPGSDTKECGHRSMGFSDESQAVTLQCGHKLPVISAGCTVGTDMPVYKGMLDGKPASVLRDSGSSIVIVRSGLVDEENFTGEKQLCLLIDRTVRYVPIATVEVRSPVFTGKVNALCMTNPLYDVIIGNIPGAKKLQDHTEELTLEAGEKLEVNDNGQHYVPPEVANESSIDISAETTEPDVTIQGAGVKTRGMKQREKEPWRPFGSAGEPEIAATRKDIITSQQEDKSLEKLRKIAAEGGEAKIVGKGSKVRYFYKNCLLLREYQSFPQVNRQVYTQLVVPKPYRSQVMRLAHDSALAGHLNAKKTTERIMSQFYWPGLQSDVRRYCASCDPCQRTTPNGKVGKVPLVMPPLIDTCFRRIAVDLVGPLQPITDRGNRYILTIVDLATRYPEAVALPSIEAERVAEALMEVFSRLGIPNEILSDNGTQFVSGVMREVSRLLGVKQFHTTPYHPMANGACERFNGTLKQMLRRMCQECPRDWDRYLPALLFAYREVPHESLGYSPFELMYGRAVRGPLTILKELWSEEIAEEDVKSTYQYVLDLQDRLEMTCKVAKTELEKSSRKYKKHFDVKARERRFQCGDRVLLLLPTSSNKLLMQWKGPYDVVSKAARHNYVLAQGRS, from the coding sequence ATGGAAATTGAGGCATTTATGAAGTTGGGTCAGAAATGTGGCCTTGAAGATAAAGAATTATTAGATTATGTAGAGTCCAAAGAAAAACAACTAAAGGAAGAAACACGTCAGCAACAAAATGCTGAGCGTGAGGAACGGATGAGGGAAAGACAAGAAcgtgaaaaggaaagagaacatGAAATAGAATTAGCTCAATTAAGAGAAAAACAGAATGTAATCAAGGGTCTCCCAGGGAATGTGCCGAGCATGCCAGTGTTCAGAGCAGACTCTGATGAGTTAGATGCTTATATTCTAAGGTTCGAGCGTCATGCAAATTTGCAGAAATGGCCGACGGAATATTGGGCATGCGCATTAGGTAATCTGCTGACAGGTCAGGCTTTAGAAGTCTATACTCGGATGCCCACTGAAGACGCAAGCAATTATAGAGCTTTGAAATCTACGCTGCTGCAGCATTTTGCTTTAACAAGCGAGGGATTTCGCCAACGATTTCGGGATGCGAAGCGTGGCAGTTCTGAAACGTTTAAGCAATACGCTGCTAGATTAAACAATTACGCGAAGCGCTGGGTAGAGTTAAGCGGGAAAGATGCATCTTATGATTCATTACTTGAATTATTGGTTATGGATCAAGTTCTTGAAAGTTGTGATCGCTCAACCGCAGTTTTCATTAGGGAGCGTAGCCCTAAAAGCTTATCGGAATTGATTGATATTGCAGAGAAATATAGTGCGGCGCATGGAACTACACCACGTGGTTCCAGTAGGAACGCGCAGAGTGGTGAGAAGGCGCGTAAAAGTGTCAACGGAAATGAACGACACGAAAAGAGTCAAAACACTAAAGGCCCTTGTTATGCCTGTGGAAAGCAGGGACACTTAGCGAACAAGTGTCCAGATCGCAAGCGAGATATCAAGGGTAAGCAACCAGACTCATTTCAGTCAGGGGCGCGCAAGCAAATTGTTGGTGCTTGTATCGCTGGATTCTGTCCGGGTTCTGACACTAAGGAATGTGGTCATCGTAGTATGGGTTTTAGTGATGAATCGCAGGCTGTAACCCTACAATGTGGACATAAACTTCCGGTTATTAGTGCTGGATGCACGGTAGGTACTGATATGCCAGTATATAAAGGCATGCTGGATGGTAAGCCAGCAAGTGTACTGCGGGATTCTGGAAGTAGTATTGTGATTGTCCGTTCTGGGTTAGTAGATGAGGAAAACTTCACTGGTGAAAAACAGTTATGCCTGCTCATAGATAGAACGGTAAGATATGTGCCAATTGCAACAGTGGAGGTAAGAAGTCCTGTATTTACGGGTAAGGTAAATGCCCTTTGCATGACTAACCCACTCTATGATGTTATAATTGGTAATATTCCAGGAGCAAAGAAACTACAGGATCACACTGAGGAACTGACTTTGGAGGCGGGCGAGAAGTTAGAAGTCAACGATAATGGTCAACACTATGTTCCACCCGAGGTTGCTAACGAGTCATCCATAGATATCAGCGCAGAGACGACGGAACCAGATGTAACCATTCAGGGAGCAGGAGTAAAGACTCGTGGAATGAAGCAACGTGAGAAGGAGCCATGGAGGCCATTTGGATCTGCAGGAGAGCCTGAGATCGCAGCTACTAGAAAGGACATAATCACCTCCCAGCAGGAAGACAAGTCTCTTGAGAAACTTCGGAAAATTGCTGCCGAAGGAGGTGAGGCTAAAATTGTTGGGAAAGGCAGTAAAGTGCGTTATTTCTATAAAAATTGTCTCCTTCTCCGTGAATATCAGTCATTCCCACAGGTCAACAGACAGGTGTACACCCAGTTGGTAGTTCCGAAGCCTTACAGAAGCCAGGTTATGCGGCTTGCTCACGACTCCGCGCTGGCAGGACATCTCAATGCGAAGAAGACTACTGAACGGATAATGTCCCAGTTCTACTGGCCTGGATTACAGTCGGACGTCAGACGGTACTGTGCGTCCTGTGACCCTTGTCAACGCACTACTCCTAATGGAAAGGTCGGTAAAGTACCTTTAGTTATGCCACCCCTGATTGATACATGTTTCAGGAGAATAGCAGTAGATTTGGTAGGTCCCCTTCAACCTATAACAGATCGAGGCAATCGCTACATCCTAACGATTGTTGATTTAGCTACGCGATATCCTGAAGCTGTGGCGCTGCCGAGTATTGAGGCAGAGAGGGTAGCTGAGGCTTTAATGGAAGTCTTTTCTAGGTTAGGAATTCCAAACGAAATTCTTTCTGATAATGGTACCCAATTTGTGTCAGGAGTAATGAGGGAAGTGTCACGCTTACTTGGGGTTAAGCAGTTTCACACAACTCCATATCACCCTATGGCAAATGGTGCCTGTGAAAGGTTCAACGGTACATTGAAGCAAATGCTTAGGAGAATGTGCCAGGAATGTCCGAGGGATTGGGACAGGTATTTACCAGctctcttatttgcataccgCGAAGTTCCTCACGAGAGTTTAGGGTATTCACCCTTCGAGCTAATGTATGGAAGGGCAGTTAGGGGTCCTCTAACGATCTTGAAGGAATTATGGTCCGAAGAAATAGCCGAAGAGGATGTGAAATCTACTTACCAATATGTTCTTGACTTACAGGACAGACTGGAGATGACTTGTAAAGTGGCAAAGACTGAGCTTGAGAAGTCGTCGAGGAAATACAAGAAGCATTTCGATGTGAAGGCTAGAGAGAGGAGATTTCAGTGCGGCGATCGGGTGCTGTTACTTCTCCCTACTAGTTCGAACAAGCTCTTGATGCAGTGGAAGGGTCCGTATGACGTAGTAAGCAAGGCTGCTCGCCACAACTATGTGCTGGcccagggccgtagctag